The segment TAGATAAATTAGTCCTTGTAAGTTATATTAAAGAGCAAATTaatttttctgttaaaaattctATCCATCTTTACTGTTAAATACTGACGTGGCTATGGAGCAATCAGACAGTGACACTTAGTATGCCAAGTGTATAAGGATAAGCCAAAAAATTACTTTAAGGGACCATGGTTGAATCATAAAATTTTGTAggatcaaagtgtaattttaccattatactaaaaAATTTCCTAAATTTTGAAGgatctaaataaaaattttaccatttggGGAGACCAAGGCCATTGCTTTCGCCCTCATGTTGACATGAAAGGACAAAATCAaacaaaatagatgaaatttttgaCGTGGAAAGACTAATTCAAGCAAACAGATAGTAATTGGTGATCACTCAAAAGTAGAAATAAatagaatttttaataaaattaatttactctttaatctaatatttataaattaatttacaaatttttaaaataaaatacaatttaatttaatacagaAGTATCAGTCATCCTCTTACCTCTTACCTCTTATATCGTATGTGTTAGAATCTCATGCAAAGATACCCCATGTGATGGTAATGGTTCCCTCGGGGTCCAAAGAGTCAGGCCCATCTGCAAAAACAAGAAAAAGATATCTGACCCATTAAAAATTTGACACCCAAAACTAGATTTACGTGCATGAAATACACATAGAGGCTATGCATGACACTAACAACAATGGCAACTTCAAAGCCAAATGCTTCAAATCCATtaaatttcttcttctttttttttatcaatctttccataaatttttaataatttcactataGTTTCTGATCATATATGTTATTTTTTACACAATATCTAGAATTACGCAAAACTCCTATCTAACCCATAAaaaggaggataatgcgcttcagcgTGCTCAAATTCAAGTCCTCCTACATTAATAACAATACCCATACTAATCGAGTTAAGACTTAACTGACAATTAGGGTTCTTAAATCTTAaccaaaatcactaaaaaaaaaacaatatggTTTCTATATTTGTTTCAAAGAAAGAATCTCACTACTAGTAAATGTACCTGTTAGTCATTCACTTTAAAAAGTTCcaaaaaaattattgaagttaTTGAATTATTcggaaatttttatttaagtcattgcaCAGTTAAGTTTTTTTTAAGTCCAGCTAGTGAGCTTCAAGTGACTATTTGACGATCGGTATGATGGATTAGTACCCATCgacgagtagaagaacataccttagatccaagttgATCTAATGATCAATATCGGAGATTGGATAAAAAAGTTATTTAGATTTTAGTTCACAAATTCTTGATGTCCAAAATTGTttcatgaaagaaaaaaaaaactaaattgtaaaagagaaaTGAAAGAAGAACTTTCGATTAGTGCAAGCGATAGAGAAGGTCGTACAACAGCAAATTTAACAAACcagtaacttaaataaaattttttgaataattaaatgactaaaatgtaaatttattaacAATTTAGTGACATTCGTATAATTTAACCTTTTTTTCTTATAATAGAAGGTGGTTGCGTTgttgaaatttgaatattgaatttaatTTCCATTGATACTTTAAATCAACCAGACTTACTGTCACTCAACCAAtttgtttaaaaattatttacgGTTTAATAaagttaattatttaaaaattttattttgtaaataaaatCTTTTGTTTGGGATGAATTGTAATTGAAGAAATTTCTAGAAATTTTTATACCGTAAATATTAACTTTGTTACAATTTagacttatttgattcttttttataatatagagactaaattgatccatttaataatagaaggactaatttgattcaattcttaTAGTGCAAGAATATCCCATGTATTTAaccctaaaaatatttttttagaataaaaaataataattcaaatatcgAAGAAACAACACAAGATTCAAACTAATCGATTCAGGTAAAGTGCCATCATTCTAAGTATTACAAAATTTTCTAAATCTTCATGTAGAATCCGAAGAATTAAATCTGGTAATTGTGTGAAAACACAAATAcccaatttaaaattaaaagctATAACCGTTATTCAATCCGCTAATCAATTCCCTTCATGAAATACATATTGAACTCAATTTTCCAACCACAACTTTAACAGACTTAATGTTCCACTTCTAACATCTGAAGACCCTTGTCTTCAACGTTTTTGGTAAGGAAAAATGTGACCACCAAATAAGATAGATGAAAAGTATTACGTGATTCATTTGATGGATTATGACATGAATTTagctatataaaaaaaaaacactttttgTCAACAAGAAAAAACGCACTAATACGTCATTAAGCTAAAATTAAGCATCCAAGTGTCACATTTGACCATCTAATTTAGAACACACCCACCCTTCCTAACTTTGAAACACAAGTTGAAGATAGAGCAAAATTATGAGACCCCATACCTCATTTGTCTTTTCTTTGTGTGTGTgtgtctgtttttttttttttttttctaaatgtaATGAGATGTCATTTTCACTTACTATTGTCTTGATGTTAGGTGATGATAATATATGATCCAAAGAGCAtgggtttttttcttttctttttttctttttttaaaaatttatagttTATTAGGAGTTTTTATTTTaggataaattattaaaatagtcacttttatttatctcaagttatattttagtcacttatgtttgaaatgttacgttttaatcacttaaattatcgcgttgtaacattttagtcatcgAGCCGTTAATTCTCATTAACGATGTGATGGTAATCTGGCGTGGAACATTAAATcattatttcaaacaaaaattttaggttaatttgtACAATCGGTCCCCATatttttcgttttgagcaatttaattttttcttttgtattttttgaactttccttcttttttttttcattctcttatgcttctccctctgttttcctccattctctatttcttttaacgtaatttttttatgcttttcatttgttaaaattagtccctatactttttttttgaacaattaaattttttttagtgaggCGAGCTTGTGggctagttttaacaaatggaaaacataaaaaaactatgttaaaagaaataaagaagggaggaaaaaagagagagaaacagaagagaatggaaaaaaagttaaaagaatataaaagaaaaaataattaaattgctcacaaaatgaaaaaatatagggaccaattgcagaatttaacctaaaattttcgtttgaaatgatgatttaacgtgccacgtcAACCTACCATTACACCGTTAATAGCAATTAAcggctcaatgactaaaatgttacaacataataacataagtgactaaaacgtaacatttcaaaaataagtgactaaaatataacctgaggcaaacaaaagtgattatttAGGCAGTTTACCCCTTTATGTTATCATGTAAAGTTTATTTCAGTCTCTCTATTAAAAGTTACTTTAAATTAACTTTTgtacattaaaattttattcaaatcgtGACACCGTTACAATTTTCCGTCAAACTATTGATAATTTAGACAAAAAATATCAAACCCAATTGATTTACCCATGACCCAACCCGAGCCATAGAAAAgcataaatatatacatggatTCGTTTTGGGATGGTTGGTTTAAGTTATAAGTAAATCAGTTGAGTATGACATATTTTGTCAAAATTATCAATAACTTAACAATAAATTATAATATGGTGTCATGATGGCTAATTTGAAGCATTTTTTAGtaggactaaaatgaaatttaCATAATAGCATAGGACCTCCTAGTAGAATTTAACCTGTAAAAAATAGATATTTAGGGAATTATGGGTTTAATATATGGAAAATTATAAGCTTTAAGACAAAAGCTTGGTAGGACCAATTAATGCACTAAAGCATGCTTGGCAATATTTAAGCAATACAAGTGTGTGCACATATATATCAACCAATCTTGATCATTGAAACTTTgatgacttttttttttctttttcctttttttaattttagtatttttggaaTTTTACCTAATTAGTGCCCCCCACTCTATCTACTAGTCAAAGCAATGTTTTGAAGTTGTTAAATGTTGTTATTAGTACTTATACTATGCCAAAAGCTGTGGGTCTAGTTtttgtactttaatttgatcagttttaatccttatactttttGAATCGGTCAATATTCTCCAATTACTAGTCTTGTACTATATGTACAGTTGTAGATTTAGTCTATATTCTCCAATTGAATCATTATATGTTCCTGTACTTTTTTGAATTTTGAGATTTCAGCCTTGAAGCAAATGACAAAGTATCACACATATCATAATATGTTTGTCGTATCATATTTTGGAAATAATgatgattaaaatttaaaaaaaatttaaaaattaaaattaaccaaattaaaatataaagattaaatcttcaactttcacaagataaaatttaattaaaaattatgataATGCTTTGAAATTATGTGAAATTGAAACATCCTAGTGTACACATAGTGCCATCATCAAACTTGaaacacaatatatatatatatatatatatatatatatatatatatatattatatagataGGATAGAGGAAAAGTGTATGGGTGTGatcatttgagatttatttgtcAAGATTTCTTGTAAGATCGGGTATATACACAATGATTGctaagaaataaaatataaaattgaaataaaattgaaattgaatttttttataattttattataagttcgattatatttttttatataatatttagaaTTACCTATAGTCCCTCTTAAATtcataaataagagaataatacgCTTTAACAAACTGGAATTTACATAATCATTTATTCACAATAATGTCCagaaatataaaatttagttaTGGTGTTAGAATTTCAACACTTGTAAGATAAGATATGGGAAAAGGGGAAGAAAAAAAGGTCCTTTCATCCTTTTTTTATCTAATTCTTCCCATTGGTCCCTGTACATTAGCCAAAATCAATTTTTTGTCGTTGCACTTTAATTGTTAGACATTGAATCCTTGTATTATTTTGATTTGAAAATCATGTTGcaatttttatataaatgttGGATCAAACTATTATTTCTAGTATTAAATGGATTGATTtaacatttattattttaaaaatgacatgaaaaatatttttcttcatttgCAGTTCAATTCCCAACTGAATATTTTGAAAGCTTTTTAtggttttataaataaaatattttgttagGAGTTGAGttgcaaataaaaaaaattaatatttgaatttatttaaattcttttactaataaagggactaaattgatcaaTCCCCTATAATTGAGGGACTTTGCAGGGACCTTCacaaatttttagtggtgtcaattTATCCTCTCAAAAAAACTGAAATGTCAAGGTGAAATATGACGTTATGATGAGTTGTATTAATTTTTTCCATGTGGCGTTGAATGATAGATCTATTTGTCCACATACGACATttcattaattaatattaattaataaatttttataatatttaacctgaaaaaaattatacaaattCAAGCCTATGGTTGGCCTGATTGTTAAGGTTCACCGCCTTAAGTGTAGTCCGAGTTCTAATCATACTAGTCGCGCCCCTATTAGGGCCTTACCCTTCTCttgtaattcaccaaaaaaaaatatacaatttattgttggaaaattaaagtataaggactaaattctaaatttggtTAAATTATAAGGACCAATAACATAATTAAACTTTTTTAATCCAATCCTAAAAGCATTTCAATGTCATGTGCATACACCACAAATAAgatacacatttttttctagtctctgcaataaaaaatgaaatattgTGAATTACACCAACACAAACATTGATTTAAGTGTAAACAAAGGAATCAaatattatcaattaaataatttagtcctttagtatatagtttaatcaatttagtccctccatTGCTTAATCTTTAACAAAAGTTGATATTTCATCTACGCTTTAAAAAAATAACTTTTACTTTACTTGTCATCCCCCCTCCACCTTATTttggatttaatcctttaaaattgtaaagatataagctatacaaaaattgtaaatttgtaacatttaaaattacttcatgaaaaaaaattaaactgtaaaagaaaaagaaaatgcgAGCTTTTGATTGAAGCATGCGATGCGAGTGAAGAAGACTATACAGTAACAATTTTAATAAcatagtgacttaaatgaaagttttcgaataatttaataattatttaatattttttcgaaattaaatgaccaaaataaaaatttattaataatttaatgacctcATATGTAAATTACTTGGGGTTACATTATATACTTGACAAAATTGAGGTGCTTGGGGGGAAATTTATTAACAGCAAAAACAGAAAGGAAGAGGGAACACGAAAATCGATGAATGGAAGTTAAATTGGGTGCACGCAAATCCATGAATGGCTTATCATAAAAAAATgagtttttaaaacttaaaaggGATATGGAATGAGTTCAATCTTACACACTAATCAAACTTGGTGTTGCCATTTACACCAAGTATTAGATtctttgtttatatatatatatatatatatatatgtaaatatcaAATTCAgggttgaaattatgaaaaattttagggtagaaattaaattataatttttacaatagtaaaatataatttcataattttaatagtctctattttataatttttaaaagattaaatcaaatttttatcatttttaagaaggtcaaagtgtaattttatctttactaatttaaaaattttaaaaggcctaaatgaaaaattttctatttttaggggGATCGGGCCCTTGCCAGCGCCTGGCTTCACCCTTGATCAAATTTATATATCAACTTTGATTTaatatatcaatttaatacataaattttaatttggcgtaattatatacatgaaacttgaattgagattcatctgtatacatgaaactttgattttgatttaattatacacatttaaaaaaataatgcaTACATTTATTTCCAAATTAGATTAATATAATCGTTTGTGTATGCGATATATCAACGAAAAATTATCTTGATTTGATCAAATcaaaattgaaccaaattaaaattatgtatataaaattacacaaaattaaagTTTTCGATTCATTTGATGGAAGCAGATCAATTAATTTTGACTCAAATTTCCCGATTCAATTAATTCAAATCTAAATACAATTTAATCTAAAATGTTAATAACTCGAAACTACTTAAATCAAGTCCAATGCGAacccaaaattaattaaaatgacccaaataaaaataattttaaattattcaaaacacGAATTAAATTGACTCAATCCAAAACTAATCCGGGAATAAGATACTTAGCTTCAAAGCTCCAATCCAAAATTACCCCCAAAGCTACCCCTAAATGAAAAAATTGTACTACTTAATAAGTAAACCCCCCTCGTAATCAGAAACGATCCAAAGGCTTTTCCTCATTTTTAGTTCAACGTTTCACCAATTCTTCCTCGTtatctctttctctctctctctctctctctctctctggcATAAACCAAGACCAACATCCTTGGCTCCTTTCAGACAGAACAACAGTGTGCTTTAGACTGAAGGCAAAACTGGGTTGGTGTTGTGTTCTTTTGGGGGGTTTGGATTGAAGTATTTATGTGGAGAGAGAGTAACAGTAAACCTGGGAAAGTCAGGGGAATTTTTGTTCGAAAGGATATTGGATTGTATCCATGAAATTACAGCGGCGTTGGCTTTGTCCAGGATGAGCGATTCTGCTTATAGAGTTGAAACCACCGCTCGTCTTGCTCAATGGCGGATCGACAACCTTGCTTCTTGTACTTACCGCAAATCCGATCCTTTCAAGATCGGTAAATGGAACTGGtctgtttcttttcttcttctgtgCATGCATTCAGCTCTGATTCCTTGAAGATTATTTGATGTTATTACAAGTTTTAATTGGCTTATGTCCTGTTATGATGACAAACTAGTTTTGGCTTTTTTGGATTCAACACCATGGATTGAGACAACCCTTtaggctagttttttttttttttttgttaaagggACTAAAACTAAATTAAACCAATTTGTGGCCATGTTTTAATACCCTTCCAAAATCCTGGGTGCACAAATCTGATGTTATTACAAAGCGTGTAATGAAGACAAAACAACTTTTGTTCATAaggtttttttcttaaatttgaaGGCATTTATCAGTGGAGAAAAACAGGGTGTTATCTGTTAAATTATACCCAGAGATTTCAAGAGAGAATCCTCCAATTGCTTCCTTCATTATTCGAGTTGTTAGCTCAGTGGGTGATCGAAAGGCTTTGACTCATCCAGGTACCCCAATTTCTTTAAACATTATaattcatctttcttttttttttttcaatttgatcctttatggtttatatttgtttttttaatGAATATAAATTTATGTGATTTATGCTGAATTGAGTTCCTGTCTTATGAGTTAAGACAAGAATATGTGCTCTCACAGTAATTTGAGCATTGTTTTTGCGATGCTCAAGATTGAggttattcttttctttttgggtAAAATGCAGTAGAGGTCAcccaattataaaaaattacaaaatgatcatttaactattcgattttattttttttatcacaAGCTAGCTAACGTAAAAATGAAAACACTCAAAAAAACtgaataattaagtgactactGTGTAATTTTTTATCGTTGTGTGATCAgaaaataaatttactaatagttgagtgactattttataatttttcataattagatgataaaatatatatatctatatagttGGATGACTACCAATGTAgttttccctttctttttctaTGGGAAAAATTTTGTTGTCTATCCCTGTATTTAAATGAAGTTTCAGATTTTAGTCCACATAAATGTTAAAATCACATAAATCTTGTGACTTTTTTTCTTCTGTCGAAATAAAAAGTCAAGAACCAAAATGACCTAAATTTACCCAAAAACCTAAGTATAAAGTCCAAATGACCCGAATTCAAATTAACTCAAACCTAAAATAACTCAAACTTGAAATTTATCTAGACCTGTTCATGGATCGAGTCGGGTCGAACTGAATCTtgccaaaattttaggcccatttgctAGGTTCGGGCCCAGTTTGGCCCGAAAAATGAGTCTAAATtttcttatattattttttattaaaaatttaaaaatataatacatcaaaatattaaaataattgttttctagagttatacaatattcaaatgaTAACATTAAAATAGTAGTAACATATAGTGAAATGGTAGCAAAACAGtaagaaaataacaagaaaataacagtTTTTTTTGGGTCAAAAAAGTTTTACCCGAGTTTCGGCTCATTTTTTAAACGAACCttgttttttttttgctcaaGCCTTTCTTCGAGTCTATTTTTGCTCAAACTCTTCTAACTTTTCAGACAGGCCTTTAGACTGGCCAGGGACAGATCTAAACTTaccaaattatgaaaatttaatcatgctcaagaatgaaaaaaaaataaaaagaagaaaatttcacaattttattGCATCTGTTTGCAGAAATAATAGACAAACAGCTGAAGAGCAACGACGATTTTGTGTGGCCGATTGAGGTTCCTTTGACAGGGAAATTCATTATTGACGttgaatttcttgatctaaagACTGCATCTGCAAACGTAAGTACACTTATTCGGATATGGATACAAGTCGattctgaaaaaaaaaatctaaatttacTTATATCTGATAAAAGTATTATGGAGGCCTCTGTATTAGGAGTTAAATCGTATTTTATCTCCTTTACTTAAAAAATTGGACAAATTAATCTTTATACATTAGATCAAGGAGTAAATCAATCATTTCtcttaaaaattttatccattcTATAGCTAAAAACTAATGTGGTTGATGAAATAACGTTAATACAAGGACCAATTTGCTTCTTGATTCAATATACAAggactaattttctcaatttttcAATAGTGAGAGCAAAATGCAATTTGACTTTTAATACAAGGGCctctatgatacttttaccatGTATTTCCCTGACATAGATGTACTAACAATTAATGTTTTGTAGGGTGGGGAACCTTCCTCTATTTGGGCTGAAGGTTTCACAGCAAAACAATCAAACGAAACAGCATTAGCATGCCTTGGTAGAATGTTAACCGAAGAGATCAACACCGACATCATCATCAACGTTTCCGACGGAAGTATCGGAGCTCACCGAGCCGTCTTAGCTTCGAGATCACCTGTTTTCCACAGCATGTTCTCACATAACCTTCAAGAGAAAGAACTTTCAACCATAAACATATCCGACATGTCGATCGAAGTTTGCCAAGCTTTCTTACGATATATTTACGGGAACATCAAACACGAAGAATTCCTAACTCACCGGTTAGCACTTCTTCGAGCGGCCGATAAATATGATATCTTGGACTTGAAAGAAGCGTGCCACGAGAGCTTAATCGAAGATATCGACGCGAAAAACGTGCTCGAGAGGCTCCAAAATGCAAATTTATACCAATTGCAAAAGCTGAAAATGAGCTGCATGCGGTATTTGGTGAAGTTTGGTAAAATATATGATATTAGAGATGATTTTCATGCATTCTTGCAATGTGCTGATAGGGAGCTTATAGCTGATATATTTCATGAAGTATTAAATACATGGAAAGGGTTTTAAGATTCAAATCTGGCTTAGGGTTGATAATTGATGCACTGATATTGTATAATTTTATGTGTTATTAGTAATTCAGATAACGGCATATATTTGAAAATTGACAGTTTATAAAATTGTACACTTTTAGTgcatcaaatataaatataaatcctTATTGATGTTTTCTCAATGATgactgggtttttttttttttttggtttaacgTTATATTATcactataatatttaatttcatcatCACTGTTATTTCTACCCTAACTAGAGATAAACACACTATTAATCTAAACTAAGCTTTGAATTAAGAGAAGTAGAAACCCATTGGCCACGGCACAAGAACCAATTAATGGCATGAATCCCGAAATGGCAGAGGCCTAATGATTTCATAATCCCatgtcttttgttttttttttcttttagggtAAATtctcaaaatagtcatttttatttatCTCGAGTTACATTTTAATTACTTGTTTAaattgttacattttagtcacttacgttatcacattgtaacattttagtcactgagtctttaattattattaacaGTGTAATGGTAAGCTGACGTCACATGTtaaattattatttcaaacaaaaattttaagttaatttatacaattagtccttatatttttcattttaagcaatttaatttttcttttatattcttttaatttttctttccttcttcgtATATTTTAAGgtagttttttttatgttttctatttgttaaaacttttttatgtttcaaaaaaagaTTCAA is part of the Gossypium arboreum isolate Shixiya-1 chromosome 5, ASM2569848v2, whole genome shotgun sequence genome and harbors:
- the LOC108487408 gene encoding BTB/POZ domain-containing protein At1g55760-like encodes the protein MSDSAYRVETTARLAQWRIDNLASCTYRKSDPFKIGKWNWHLSVEKNRVLSVKLYPEISRENPPIASFIIRVVSSVGDRKALTHPEIIDKQLKSNDDFVWPIEVPLTGKFIIDVEFLDLKTASANGGEPSSIWAEGFTAKQSNETALACLGRMLTEEINTDIIINVSDGSIGAHRAVLASRSPVFHSMFSHNLQEKELSTINISDMSIEVCQAFLRYIYGNIKHEEFLTHRLALLRAADKYDILDLKEACHESLIEDIDAKNVLERLQNANLYQLQKLKMSCMRYLVKFGKIYDIRDDFHAFLQCADRELIADIFHEVLNTWKGF